A window of Synchiropus splendidus isolate RoL2022-P1 chromosome 9, RoL_Sspl_1.0, whole genome shotgun sequence contains these coding sequences:
- the trmt2b gene encoding tRNA (uracil-5-)-methyltransferase homolog B, whose translation MAVTCYYKSLLCSRKFSHCSKNLSVLFSTSPSAHRKRKWSKGRVSAAWPDERTWEERLADAVTPLWRLTYDEQLEIKQRKLEHILTQLCRHISQSSTSKMNFPLLPILRSPVVDGYRNKSTFSINRGVDGHPKTVGYYLGTGRQGNIVCVSGDHLNNLPDKHKLVARHYQDFARMSSLEPCLLFHTGGNWRELTVRTNNAGHTMAVVYFHPQRLTQEEVGLHKAELVDYFTSGPGSVCQLDSLFFQESTKTRCTHEESPYQLLYGLPHIYEEVLCFCFRISADAFFQVNQAAAQVLYGTVRDLCVPDLGGTKTGGTLLDVCCGTGAIGITLSPRVDRIIGIELIEQAVKDARHNAEVNYVSNCEFIPGKAEVVLPKLMLQMGSSYGSVTAVVNPARAGLHYRVIRALRNQTAIRRLVYVSCKPDGEAMRNFQELCCAPDPLKKLTAEPFSPTLAVPVDMFPHTEHCELVLLFER comes from the exons ATGGCGGTAACGTGTTATTATAAGTCGTTGCTGTGTAGTAGAAAGTTCAGTCACTGTTCGAAGAATTTGAGCGTGTTGTTTTCTACGAGTCCGAGTGCTCACAGAAAGAGGAAGTGGAGTAAAGGACGCGTGAGTGCCGCCTGGCCTGATGAGCGCACTTGGGAGGAGAGGCTGGCGGACGCGGTCACTCCTCTGTGGAGGCTGACTTATGATGAGCAGCTCGAGATCAAgcagaggaaactggagcacaTTTTGACACAGCTATGCAGACATATATCGCAGTCATCCACCAGCAAAATGAACTTTCCCCTCCTGCCTATCCTCCGTTCACCTGTTGTGGACGGCTACCGCAACAAGTCTACATTTTCCATCAACAGAGGTGTTGATGGGCATCCAAAGACAGTGGGCTATTACCTGGGCACTGGCAGGCAGGGCAACATCGTCTGTGTGAGTGGAGATCACCTGAACAACTTGCCAGATAAGCACAAACTGGTGGCCAGACATTACCAGGACTTCGCTCGTATGTCCTCGCTGGAGCCCTGTCTGCTGTTCCACACTGGGGGGAACTGGAGAGAGCTTACGGTCAGGACCAATAATGCGGGCCACACCATGGCTGTGGTGtattttcatcctcagaggCTCACCCAGGAGGAGGTGGGCCTCCACAAGGCTGAGCTGGTGGACTATTTCACCAGTGGTCCTGGATCCGTGTGTCAGCTGGATTCACTTTTCTTCCAAGAGAGCACCAAGACTCGCTGCACCCATGAGGAGTCTCCATACCAGCTGCTGTACGGCCTGCCACACATCTACGAAGAG GTGCTCTGCTTTTGCTTCCGCATATCTGCTGATGCTTTTTTTCAAGTCAACCAGGCAGCAGCTCAGGTCCTCTATGGCACAGTGAGAGACTTGTGTGTCCCAGACTTAGGTGGGACCAAGACTGGAGGGACACTCTTGGATGTGTGCTGTGGAACAGGAGCCATTGGCATCACTCTATCCCCCAGGGTGGACAGAATCATCGGGATCGAGCTGATAGAGCAGGCAGTGAAAGATGCTCGACACAATGCGGAAGTGAATTACGTCTCAAACTGTGAGTTTATCCCGGGGAAAGCTGAGGTGGTTCTCCCGAAACTCATGCTCCAGATGGGCTCTTCGTACGGAAGCGTCACAGCTGTGGTAAACCCAGCTCGAGCTGGTTTACATTATCGTGTAATCCGAGCTTTACGGAACCAAACGGCAATCCGCAGGCTCGTTTACGTCTCCTGTAAACCGGACGGGGAGGCCATGAGGAACTTTCAGGAGCTGTGCTGTGCTCCAGATCCGCTGAAGAAACTTACAGCGGAACCCTTCTCTCCAACTCTTGCTGTTCCTGTTGACATGTTTCCACATACGGAGCACTGTGAGCTGGTGCTGCTTTTTGAGAGGTAG
- the dnajb12a gene encoding dnaJ homolog subfamily B member 12a produces MDSNKDEAERCIKIALSALSNNQSDKARKFLEKAQRLFPTDQAQNLLESLAHNGKPPDENGEPVNGEGPSMRHRSSREDGDGSTPAAAESAKPYTAEQVEAVRKIKACKDYYQILGVEKSASEEDLKKAYRKLALKFHPDKNHAPGATEAFKAIGNAYAVLSNAEKRRQYDQYGEERSHPTRHRHHHDFEADISPEDLFNMFFGGGFPTSNVHVYRNGRMHFAHHNRQERREQQRDGGFALLVQLLPILILIIVSALSQLMVTPSPYSLSYRPSAGHVHKRHTTHLKVPFYVGERFHVEYTGNNLKNVERSVEDDYISNLRNNCWKEKQQKEGLMYRARYFGDSELYQRAQRMGTPSCSRLSEIQVLLDG; encoded by the exons ATGGACTCAAACAAGGACGAAGCTGAGCGGTGTATTAAAATAGCGCTTAGTGCACTCAGCAATAACCAGTCGGACAAGGCGAGGAAGTTTTTGGAAAAGGCCCAGCGTTTATTTCCCACAGATCAGGCCCAAA ATTTATTGGAGTCCTTGGCACACAACGGAAAGCCGCCGGATGAGAATGGTGAGCCTGTGAACGGGGAAGGACCCAGCATGAGGCACCGAAGCTCCAGAGAAGACGGAGACGGGTCGACACCTGCAGCCGCAGAGTCGGCTAAACCTTACACCGCGGAGCAAGTGGAGGCTGTCAGAAA GATAAAGGCTTGCAAAGATTACTACCAAATACTTGGTGTGGAGAAGTCGGCGTCGGAGGAGGACCTTAAAAAAGCTTATAGGAAGCTGGCGTTGAAATTCCACCCGGATAAAAACCATGCCCCTGGAGCTACGGAGGCTTTTAAAG CGATTGGGAATGCTTACGCGGTGCTGAGTAATGCTGAGAAGCGGAGGCAGTATGACCAGTATGGAGAAGAGAGATCCCATCCTACTAGACACAGACATCACCATGATTTTGAGGCGGATATTTCTCCAGAGGACCTGTTTAACATGTTCTTCGGTGGAGGCTTCCCAACAA gcaATGTACACGTTTACAGAAATGGAAGAATGCACTTTGCACATCACAACAGACAGGAAAGACGAGAACAACAGAGGGAT GGAGGGTTTGCTCTTTTAGTCCAGTTGCTGCCCATTTTAATCCTCATCATCGTCTCAGCTCTCAGCCAATTGATGGTGACGCCGTCTCCGTACAGCCTTAGCTATCGCCC GTCAGCCGGTCATGTTCACAAAAGGCATACGACACACCTGAAGGTGCCTTTTTACGTCGGGGAGCGTTTTCATGTTGAATATACGGGAAATAATCTAAAGAATGTGGAAAGAAGCGTGGAAGACGACTACATCTCTAATCTGAGGAATAACTGCTGGAAGGAGAAACAACAGA AGGAAGGTTTAATGTACCGTGCACGTTACTTTGGCGATTCAGAGTTGTACCAAAGGGCCCAGAGGATGGGGACGCCCAGCTGCTCCCGGTTATCAGAGATTCAGGTGCTACTAGACGGATAG
- the LOC128765303 gene encoding DNA damage-inducible transcript 4 protein-like, producing the protein MSFTRSQSLDGSFPPSPAEDRGSVRLSWGSLVHRLTELKRISQSSNSELDCSATEPGSDSSCLETDCTFLFHALEESLATELLSTITQSLIDASPSLGCSRIILPDCLLLSIHQELVHLAVSEPCGLRGAVINLCVDKGDQSSLCSVGQITVDPTLVPTFNVTLVLRVESSGLWPKVQRFFRGGKSVQSSKRNQMILSSSFRAMKRKLYSSAELLIEDCC; encoded by the exons ATGTCGTTTACGCGCAGCCAGTCTCTGGATGGAAGCTTCCCTCCATCCCCAGCCGAGGACCGGGGCTCTGTGCGGCTGTCTTGGGGTAGTTTGGTGCACAGACTAACTGAACTGAAGAGGATCAGCCAGTCAAGCAACTCAGAGCTGGACTGTAGCGCCACCGAGCCTG GTTCTGACAGTTCCTGTTTGGAGACAGACTGCACCTTTCTCTTTCATGCCCTGGAGGAGAGTCTGGCCACAGAGTTGCTCTCCACCATCACACAAAGCCTCATCGACGCGTCACCCTCCCTGGGATGCTCCAGAATCATCCTCCCGGATTGTCTGCTGCTCAGCATCCACCAGGAGTTGGTTCACCTGGCGGTCAGCGAGCCCTGTGGACTCAGAGGAGCCGTCATAAACTTGTGCGTGGACAAAGGTGACCAGAGCTCCTTGtgctctgtgggacaaataacaGTGGACCCAACTCTGGTCCCGACTTTTAACGTGACTCTGGTGCTGAGAGTGGAGTCAAGTGGACTGTGGCCAAAGGTCCAGAGGTTCTTCAGAGGTGGCAAGTCGGTGCAGTCGTCCAAGCGGAACCAGATGATTCTGagctccagcttcagagctatGAAGAGGAAACTGTACAGTTCGGCCGAGCTGCTCATAGAGGACTGCTGCTGA
- the wnt8b gene encoding protein Wnt-8b isoform X2, producing MFQHLEVFYYVFILLVQMRSCSGWSVNNFLMTGPKAYLIYSSSVAAGAQSGIEECKFQFEWDRWNCPERALQLSTHSSLRSANRETAFVHAISSAGVMYTLTRNCSLGDFDNCGCDDSRNGQRGGHGWLWGGCSDNVGFGEAIAKQFVDALETGQDARAAMNLHNNEAGRKAVRGTMQRTCKCHGVSGSCTTQTCWLQLPEFREVGNYLKEKYNRALKVDLLRGAGNSAASRGAIADTFSSISRKELVHLEDSPDYCLENRTLGLPGMEGRECVKKGKNLSKWEKRSCKRLCGQCGLAVEERTAETISSCNCKFHWCCAVKCEQCRKTVTKYFCVKKGVQRKKTDNRRKNLRLRRKH from the exons ATGTTCCAACATTTGGAGGTCTTCTATTACGTTTTCATCCTCCTGGTCCAAATGAGGTCCTGCTCCGGCTG GTCAGTGAATAATTTCTTGATGACTGGACCCAAG GCCTACCTGATCTACTCCAGCAGCGTGGCAGCGGGAGCTCAGAGTGGAATTGAAGAGTGTAAATTCCAATTCGAATGGGACCGCTGGAACTGCCCTGAGAGAGCCCTGCAGTTGTCCACGCACAGCAGTCTGCGCAGCG CAAACCGGGAGACGGCCTTCGTCCATGCCATCAGCTCAGCGGGAGTGATGTACACGTTAACCAGGAACTGCAGCCTTGGTGACTTCGACAACTGCGGTTGTGATGACAGCAGGAATGGACAGCGAG GAGGTCACGGCTGGCTGTGGGGCGGCTGCAGCGACAACGTGGGCTTCGGCGAGGCCATCGCGAAACAGTTCGTCGACGCTTTAGAAACCGGTCAGGATGCCAGAGCCGCCATGAATCTCCACAACAACGAGGCTGGACGCAAG GCAGTGAGGGGGACCATGCAGAGGACGTGCAAATGCCATGGTGTGTCTGGAAGCTGCACCACCCAAACCTGCTGGCTGCAGCTGCCAGAGTTCAGAGAGGTCGGAAACTACTTGAAGGAGAAGTACAACCGAGCCCTGAAGGTGGACCTCCTGCGTGGAGCGGGGAACAGCGCGGCCAGCCGAGGGGCCATCGCCGACACCTTCAGCTCCATCTCTCGAAAAGAACTGGTCCATTTGGAAGACTCCCCCGACTACTGCTTAGAAAACCGCACCCTGGGCCTGCCGGGCATGGAGGGCCGCGAGTGCGTCAAGAAGGGCAAGAACCTGAGCAAGTGGGAGAAGCGGAGCTGCAAGAGGCTGTGTGGCCAGTGTGGGCTGGCGGTGGAGGAGCGCACGGCTGAGACCATCTCCAGCTGTAATTGTAAATTCCACTGGTGCTGTGCGGTGAAGTGTGAGCAGTGCAGAAAGACGGTGACCAAGTACTTCTGCGTGAAGAAAGGAGTGCAGAGGAAGAAGACCGACAACCGCCGGAAGAACCTCAGACTCAGGAGGAAACACTGA
- the wnt8b gene encoding protein Wnt-8b isoform X1, with the protein MFQHLEVFYYVFILLVQMRSCSGWSVNNFLMTGPKAYLIYSSSVAAGAQSGIEECKFQFEWDRWNCPERALQLSTHSSLRSANRETAFVHAISSAGVMYTLTRNCSLGDFDNCGCDDSRNGQRGLTNTRRGPDRLVYTDAERPPGGHGWLWGGCSDNVGFGEAIAKQFVDALETGQDARAAMNLHNNEAGRKAVRGTMQRTCKCHGVSGSCTTQTCWLQLPEFREVGNYLKEKYNRALKVDLLRGAGNSAASRGAIADTFSSISRKELVHLEDSPDYCLENRTLGLPGMEGRECVKKGKNLSKWEKRSCKRLCGQCGLAVEERTAETISSCNCKFHWCCAVKCEQCRKTVTKYFCVKKGVQRKKTDNRRKNLRLRRKH; encoded by the exons ATGTTCCAACATTTGGAGGTCTTCTATTACGTTTTCATCCTCCTGGTCCAAATGAGGTCCTGCTCCGGCTG GTCAGTGAATAATTTCTTGATGACTGGACCCAAG GCCTACCTGATCTACTCCAGCAGCGTGGCAGCGGGAGCTCAGAGTGGAATTGAAGAGTGTAAATTCCAATTCGAATGGGACCGCTGGAACTGCCCTGAGAGAGCCCTGCAGTTGTCCACGCACAGCAGTCTGCGCAGCG CAAACCGGGAGACGGCCTTCGTCCATGCCATCAGCTCAGCGGGAGTGATGTACACGTTAACCAGGAACTGCAGCCTTGGTGACTTCGACAACTGCGGTTGTGATGACAGCAGGAATGGACAGCGAGGTTTGACAAACACGCGTAGAGGACCTGACAGACTTGTGTATACTGACGCTGAGCGTCCTCCAGGAGGTCACGGCTGGCTGTGGGGCGGCTGCAGCGACAACGTGGGCTTCGGCGAGGCCATCGCGAAACAGTTCGTCGACGCTTTAGAAACCGGTCAGGATGCCAGAGCCGCCATGAATCTCCACAACAACGAGGCTGGACGCAAG GCAGTGAGGGGGACCATGCAGAGGACGTGCAAATGCCATGGTGTGTCTGGAAGCTGCACCACCCAAACCTGCTGGCTGCAGCTGCCAGAGTTCAGAGAGGTCGGAAACTACTTGAAGGAGAAGTACAACCGAGCCCTGAAGGTGGACCTCCTGCGTGGAGCGGGGAACAGCGCGGCCAGCCGAGGGGCCATCGCCGACACCTTCAGCTCCATCTCTCGAAAAGAACTGGTCCATTTGGAAGACTCCCCCGACTACTGCTTAGAAAACCGCACCCTGGGCCTGCCGGGCATGGAGGGCCGCGAGTGCGTCAAGAAGGGCAAGAACCTGAGCAAGTGGGAGAAGCGGAGCTGCAAGAGGCTGTGTGGCCAGTGTGGGCTGGCGGTGGAGGAGCGCACGGCTGAGACCATCTCCAGCTGTAATTGTAAATTCCACTGGTGCTGTGCGGTGAAGTGTGAGCAGTGCAGAAAGACGGTGACCAAGTACTTCTGCGTGAAGAAAGGAGTGCAGAGGAAGAAGACCGACAACCGCCGGAAGAACCTCAGACTCAGGAGGAAACACTGA